From the genome of Colletotrichum higginsianum IMI 349063 chromosome 4, whole genome shotgun sequence, one region includes:
- a CDS encoding Mitochondrial hypoxia responsive domain-containing protein, with product MKILSKEEEAEHYSVVVKAGLIGGTAGLGVGLGGVLLASKRYPAFRQLTLPFRSFLVTSSATFGAIVHADRESIRYGKEKDPMYGYQDATARAIAEARANETTLQRFKEWGRENRYSIVFASWLASMGGALAMVGRDKYLTGSQKLVQARVYAQGLAVAMLVITAAFEMNDAKKGTGRWETVMIIDPDDPEHKHLIEKKIHKEDYEGQDLWKDMVAAEERRIAARKAAEHK from the exons ATGAAGATTCTCAgcaaggaagaggaggctgAGCACTACAGCGTCGTTGTCAAGGCCGGTctcatcggcggcaccgctggtctcggcgtcggtctcggGGGCGTTCTTCTCGCGAGCAAGCGCTATCCGGCATTCCGCCAACTCACGCTACCCTTCCGCTCCTTCCTCGTCACCTCGTCAGCGACCTTTGGCGCCATCGTCCACGCTGACCGCGAATCAATCCGCTacggcaaggagaaggatcCCATGTATGGCTACCAGGACGCGACAGCGCGCGCAatcgccgaggccagggCCAACGAGACGACGTTGCAGAGGTTCAAGGAGTGGGGCCGTGAGAACCGCTACTCCATAGTCTTCGCCTCGTGGCTCGCCTCCATGGGCGGTGCCCTGGCCATGGTCGGCCGCGACAAGTATCTCACTGGCTCCCAGAAGCTTGTCCAAGCTCGTGTCTACGCCCAGGGCCTCGCTGTCGCCATGCTTGTCATCACCGCTGCCTTTGAGATGAACGACGCCAAGAAGGGCACTGGCCGTTGGGAAACGGTTATGATCATCGACCCTGATGATCCGGAGCACAAGCACCTCATCGAGAAGAAGATTCACAAGGAAGATTACGAAGGCCAAGACCTGTGGAAGG AcatggtcgccgccgaggagcgtCGTATCGCCGCccgcaaggccgccgagcacAAGTAA
- a CDS encoding Transmembrane protein — MGNGAKAQQKRDRNAKDAKLKGSQLKVNAAAKDIQCQICKATFLKTTKAPALTEHAENKHSKGLADCFPSFVAA, encoded by the exons ATGGGCAAC GGCGCAAAGGCTCAGCAGAAGCGTGATCGCAACGCCAAGGACGCGAAGCTCAAGGGCTCTCAGCTCAAGGTG AACGCTGCggccaaggacatccagTGCCAGATCTGCAAGGCCACCTTCTTGAAGACCACCAAGGCCCCCGC TCTGACCGAGCACGCCGAAAACAAGCACAGCAAGGGTCTTGCCGACTGCTTCCCCTCTTTCGTCGCCGCATAA
- a CDS encoding 2OG-Fe(II) oxygenase — protein sequence MSFTSIPILDLALAQDPETKPQFLEDLRHALMEVGFLYLKNVGIPDELFQRVVREGKAFFDIPTEEKYCNLLYSGECEPRVGKSKRTGLTIFPRLRIEMKNAKSFLGYSQLSAEITAGKIDHREQIDLSTEHPLPSPDDPLHYNLLAPNQWPSEFALPGFRATFTEYMERMGAISIAFTSLIAEAIKIPPSAFSKYFDANQQHKLKIVKYPDLQELGITDPAIQGQGVGPHKDSMLSSYLLQASHHRGLQVQNVRGEWIDAPPVEGTLVVAIGQGLEALTQGVCVSTTHRVLSPAAGQGARFSIPFFQGVRGDAEFEDLETVGVGQVPEDIKEQRRAVLERNGGTRLDDVEFTFRKGGVAKTLGEATLRNRIKSHPDVGERWYPEILAAIRMEEARAAAAKEGNAKGVPATSAVVVPAH from the coding sequence ATGTCTTTCACGTCAATCCCTAttctcgacctcgccttGGCACAGGACCCCGAGACGAAACCCCAGTTTCTCGAGGACCTCCGCCACGCGCTCATGGAAGTCGGCTTCCTGTATCTCAAGAACGTCGGTATCCCCGATGAGCTATTCCAGAGGGTCGTCAGGGAGGGCAAAGCCTTCTTTGACATCCCGACCGAGGAAAAGTACTGTAATCTCCTTTATTCGGGGGAGTGTGAGCCCCGGGTAGGCAAGAGTAAGAGGACGGGACTGACGATATTTCCCAGGCTCAGGATTGAGATGAAGAACGCCAAGTCTTTTCTGGGATACTCTCAACTCTCGGCCGAGATCACGGCCGGCAAGATAGACCACCGCGAACAGATCGACCTCTCCACGGAACACCCGCTTCCAAGCCCCGACGATCCCCTGCATTACAACCTCCTCGCCCCGAACCAGTGGCCCTCGGAATTCGCCCTTCCAGGCTTCCGTGCCACCTTCACCGAGTACATGGAACGTATGGGCGCCATCTCCATTGCCTTCACCTCtctcatcgccgaggccatcaagatCCCCCCCTCAGCCTTCTCCAAGTATTTCGACGCCAACCAGCAGCACAAGCTCAAGATTGTAAAGTACCCGGACCTCCAGGAGCTCGGCATCACCGACCCGGCCATCCAGGGCCAGGGCGTCGGCCCGCACAAGGACAGCATGCTGAGCAGCTATCTCCTGCAGGCGAGCCATCACCGCGGGCTGCAGGTGCAGAACGTGAGGGGCGAGTGGATCGACGCGCCGCCGGTCGAGGGGACGTTGGTCGTGGCCATTGGGCAGGGACTAGAGGCCCTCACGCAGGGGGTGTGCGTGTCGACGACGCACCGCGTGCTGagcccggccgccgggcAGGGCGCGCGGTTTTCGATACCGTTCTTCCAAGGGGTGAGGGGCGATGCTGAATTCGAGGACCTGGAGACCGTCGGGGTGGGGCAGGTGCCCGAGGACATCAAGGAGCAGAGAAGGGCGGTGCTGGAGAGAAACGGCGGGACGAGGCTGGATGATGTCGAGTTCACGTTTCGGAAAGGCGGGGTCGCGAAAACGCTTGGTGAGGCGACGTTGAGGAATCGCATCAAAAGTCACCCGGATGTCGGGGAGAGGTGGTACCCGGAAATTTTGGCTGCGATCCGGATGGAGGAGGCGAGGGCTGCCGCGGCGAAGGAGGGAAACGCGAAGGGGGTTCCCGCGACGTCTGCGGTGGTGGTCCCGGCTCATTAA
- a CDS encoding Kelch domain-containing protein, producing the protein MADSVRSSDKIPRSPLKPKVIRSQKISGPSPSDPPRPSPPPPLAGPDDLEDFSDRDLDHRRVPSAPGGPASRSHTPGHLASKSQDRRRKTSDLSIRQRSQSASQAQAAHPPPRTTPTSANTPKPPPPPPSSFRPNNTTGDAVTLNSNDGSESTGGPGSDRDGRRPVAMRSTSAIAGKHSLPLSSSSTRQLSTTTSSSRSAPKGQHTLFPPLQDPKTAPDVPSAPSSGMYWSRAPVSGAPHTSLRAHTTTLVGSNIFVFGGCDSRACFSELYVFDADAFYWSVPHVTGETPVPLRAMTCTAVGKKLVIFGGGDGPAYYNDIYVLDTTNFRWHRPKITSERVPSKRRAHTACLYKNGIYIFGGGDGVRALNDVWRLDVSDMNKMSWKLVSGPERAPPPGVRETRPKPRGYHTANMVGSKLIIFGGSDGGECFNDVWVYDVDAHTWKAVSIPQTFRRLSHTATLVGSYLFVIGGHDGNEYSNDVLLLNLVTMTWDRRRVYGLPPSGRGYHGTVLYDSRLFVIGGFDGSEVFGDVWMLELAVHSYYSQISHFTIEV; encoded by the coding sequence ATGGCTGATTCGGTCAGGTCCTCGGACAAGATCCCCCGGTCCCCCCTCAAGCCCAAGGTCATCCGCTCCCAAAAGATCTCTGGCCCCTCGCCCAGTGATCCGCCTCGCCCCtcacctccgccgccccttGCCGGCCCCGACGATCTCGAGGACTTCAGCGACCGTGACCTCGATCACCGCCGCgtcccctccgcccccggcggccccgcGTCCCGCTCCCACACTCCCGGTCACCTCGCATCCAAGAGCCAGGATCGCCGCCGCAAAACCTCCGACCTCTCCATCCGCCAGCGTTCGCAATCCGCCTCGCAAGCACAGGCGGCACATCCACCTCCCCGTACTACCCCGACGAGCGCCAACACCCCCaagccgccaccaccgccgccttcttccttcCGACCCAACAACACTACCGGTGATGCCGTGACCTTGAACAGCAACGATGGTTCCGAGTCCACCGGCGGCCCTGGATCCGACCGTGATGGCCGTCGCCCAGTTGCCATGCGCTCCACGTCCGCCATAGCCGGCAAGCATTCACTCCCCCTCTCATCTTCCTCAACACGCCAGCTTTCCACCACGACCTCTTCTTCCCGGTCTGCCCCCAAGGGCCAGCACACCCTCTTTCCGCCTCTTCAGGACCCCAAGACGGCACCGGATGTACCCTCAGCTCCTTCGTCGGGCATGTACTGGTCCCGCGCGCCCGTCTCAGGTGCGCCTCACACATCACTTCGCGCTCATACAACGACGCTGGTCGGGTCCAACATCTTCGTGTTCGGGGGTTGCGACTCGCGTGCCTGTTTCAGCGAGCTCTACGTCTTTGATGCCGACGCCTTTTACTGGTCTGTACCGCACGTCACAGGCGAGACCCCTGTGCCGCTGCGGGCGATGACTTGCACCGCTGTCGGTAAGAAACTTGTCATATttggcggtggtgatggccCCGCCTACTACAACGACATATACGTCCTCGACACGACGAATTTTCGCTGGCACCGGCCCAAGATTACGAGCGAACGTGTCCCTTCGAAACGCCGCGCTCACACGGCCTGTCTCTACAAGAATGGCATCTATATCTTTGGAGGTGGCGATGGTGTGCGTGCTCTCAACGACGTCTGGAGACTCGACGTCAGCGACATGAACAAGATGTCATGGAAGCTTGTCTCTGGGCCAGAGAGGGCCCCGCCTCCCGGGGTCCGGGAAACTCGCCCGAAACCCCGCGGCTACCACACCGCCAATATGGTAGGCAGCAAGCTTATCATCTTTGGTGGCtccgatggcggcgagtgCTTCAACGACGTGTGGGTCTACGATGTTGATGCCCATACATGGAAGGCCGTCTCCATCCCGCAGACTTTCCGCCGCTTGTCTCACACGGCTACCCTCGTGGGCTCCTATCTCTTCGTCATTGGTGGCCATGATGGCAACGAATACTCCAATGATGTGCTCTTGCTGAACCTCGTCACCATGACTTGGGATCGCCGGCGTGTCTATGGCTTGCCGCCAAGCGGCCGTGGTTATCATGGCACCGTGCTGTATGACAGTCGTCTGTTCGTGatcggcggcttcgacggcAGCGAGGTGTTTGGCGATGTTTGGATGTTGGAGTTGGCCGTGCATTCATATTATTCCCAAATTAGCCACTTCACCATCGAGGTTTGA
- a CDS encoding WD domain-containing protein, with protein sequence MAGPSTPRSREDAKKRKREQNERDGQAKRLRQRGKQSPGKHLKNGQADAGDLRDNALNVLSQLQKTLTDDQIESQLVKLGNTEAQEAGWQVSLPMGGRMADIDPIFAENEKYLIITYNTSLQIYSVAESLLIRRIVLPVVQNTYAEKSSAPTIVATRQSQVKPDFLWVACSDGRVWRVNWKKGTAVYNEFRTQSQTALDMSVVAIDGSNNKTEVIYVSEAKKQSRGEIVAYFGPDFTQPTSEVLFTTKQVDQGIHLLRSSADGKIIVGATREGLVVGTVAPEITQTDVGLECEFFTFDTADIVCSLDIRVTNNKDGSVLDLISGGARGAIYFYNDILRKLQNINAPKSKKDGLQGRKYHWHRRAVHSLKWSKDGHYMISGGSENVLVLWQMDTGKMDHLPHLSGSIENIVVSPTGASYALHLDDNSAMVLSTSEMKPSTYISGIQSAARFTSTPKDLLVKRVWSMSDEVRHPVPAALNPAEPSRLYVCTGTGQQAMLAGELQSAPLLQSFDMESFRSISKQALARTQPTDFNITSKGSPISEPRITHVAFSHDGQWLVTVDDWQPPKRDLEKVAPEAREQFVRERREIYLKFWSASAGEESFALSSRINNPHVTSRPETVLALAADHTANRFATLGDDGMARIWQSRTRQQDGLTSKDAAGEALHSWSCSLAVGLGSNVGADALAIAGETTSERSGSLSFSEDGSTLFVAFGNSNDGTVYVIDTKTGDIRLTLENLWKGHIRRLQVLSPYIITLSDDLRVYDVVADELQYGIQLPSGRNAAAVKEFSHLAIDRKSRTFAVVVPGGQASQLAVFRPEEPELLCVRRIPHRITSLVSTGSSSGFVAVDDAAQLWTIAEATDPASVVLSRPLEDMQLDGEPVATGAILDDAIEDEDMASDNEQEEDVATGEEMDLDDDDAQPAVINRQKLAELFDAAPAFAMPSVEDMFYKVAGLLSTKPLGS encoded by the exons ATGGCAGGTCCGTCGACCCCGAGAAGTCGGGAGGatgcgaagaagaggaagagagaacAAAATGAGAGGGATGGTCAGGCGAAGCGTCTGCGCCAAAGGGGGAAGCAGAGCCCTGGAAAGCACCTGAAGAATGGCCAGGCCGACGCAGGCGACCTTCGCGACAACGCTTTGAACGTATTGTCGCAGCTCCAGAAGACTCTCACAGACGACCAAATCGAAAGCCAGCTTGTCAAGCTTGGGAACaccgaggcccaggaggcAGGATGGCAGGTTTCTCTGCCAATGGGAGGTCGTATGGCTGACATTGATCCTATCTTCGCGGAAAACGAGAA ATACCTCATCATCACTTACAACACATCCTTGCAAATTTACTCTGTGGCCGAGTCCCTCCTGATCCGAAGAATTGTCCTGCCAGTGGTCCAAAACACATACGCCGAGAAGTCTTCCGCTCCCACGATTGTGGCTACGCGTCAATCGCAAGTCAAGCCCGACTTCCTCTGGGTCGCCTGCTCCGACGGCCGGGTCTGGCGCGTCAACTGGAAGAAGGGCACCGCGGTGTACAACGAGTTCCGGACGCAGTCGCAAACGGCGCTGGATATGTCAGTGGTGGCTATCGACGGATCCAACAACAAGACCGAGGTCATTTACGTATCTGAGGCGAAGAAGCAGTCGAGAGGTGAGATCGTGGCGTACTTCGGCCCCGACTTCACGCAGCCGACTTCCGAGGTCCTCTTTACGACGAAGCAGGTCGACCAAGGAATCCATCTACTGCGCTCgagcgccgacggcaagatcaTTGTCGGGGCTACGAGGGAGGGTCTGGTTGTCGGGACTGTGGCGCCTGAAATCACCCAGACCGACGTAGGGCTCGAATGCGAGTTCTTCACCTTCGATACGGCCGACATTGTCTGCTCTCTCGACATCCGTGTCACGAACAACAAGGACGGTTCAGTCCTGGACCTCATCTCTGGTGGTGCCCGAGGTGCCATCTACTTCTACAATGACATTCTCAGAAAGCTGCAGAACATCAACGCGCCAAAGTCGAAGAAGGATGGTCTGCAGGGCCGCAAATACCACTGGCATAGAAGGGCTGTGCACAGCTTGAAGTGGTCGAAGGACG GTCACTACATGATTTCTGGTGGTTCAGAAAACGTCCTCGTGCTCTGGCAGATGGACACCGGCAAGATGGATCATCTTCCCCATCTGTCGGGAAGCATTGAGAACATTGTTGTGTCGCCCACGGGAGCGTCGTATGCCCTTCACTTGGACGACAACTCCGCCATGGTTCTCTCTACCTCTGAGATGAAGCCTTCAACTTACATCTCGGGCATTCAATCAGCCGCTCGATTCACATCAACGCCCAAAGACCTACTTGTCAAGCGTGTGTGGTCAATGTCTGATGAGGTGCGGCACCCGGTTCCTGCTGCTTTGAATCCGGCAGAGCCATCAAGACTTTATGTTTGCACTGGAACGGGTCAGCAGGCGATGCTGGCGGGTGAGCTGCAGTCGGCCCCTCTGCTGCAGTCGTTCGACATGGAGTCATTCCGCAGCATCTCAAAGCAGGCTTTGGCAAGAACCCAGCCGACGGACTTCAACATCACATCAAAGGGAAGCCCGATTTCGGAGCCCCGCATCACCCACGTCGCATTCTCTCACGACGGCCAATGGCTGGTCACGGTCGACGACTGGCAACCACCTAAGCGCGACCTAGAGAAGGTCGCACCGGAAGCACGTGAGCAGTTTGTGAGAGAAAGGCGCGAGATTTATCTCAAGTTCTGGTCTGCTTCGGCCGGCGAAGAAAGCTTTGCTCTGTCATCCAGAATCAATAACCCCCACGTCACAAGCCGACCGGAGACTGTCCTTGCCCTTGCAGCAGACCACACAGCAAACCGATTTGCCACCCTTGGAGATGACGGTATGGCGCGGATATGGCAGTCAAGGACAAGACAGCAAGATGGCCTCACCTCCAAGGATGCTGCTGGCGAGGCTCTGCATTCATGGTCATGCTCCCTGGCAGTGGGTCTTGGTAGCAACGTTGGTGCTGATGCGCTTGCTATTGCCGGAGAGACGACGAGCGAGCGCAGCGGCAGCCTGAGCTTCTCTGAGGACGGCTCGACACTGTTTGTCGCTTTTGGCAACTCGAACGATGGCACTGTCTACGTGATCGACACCAAAACGGGCGACATTAGGTTAACACTCGAAAACCTGTGGAAGGGCCACATTCGTCGCTTGCAGGTTCTTTCTCCTTACATTATCACCCTGTCAGACGACCTGAGAGTGTATGATGTAGTAGCCGATGAGCTGCAATACGGCATCCAGCTCCCAAGCGGCCGCAACGCTGCCGCAGTGAAGGAATTCAGCCACTTGGCAATCGACCGTAAGTCGCGGACTTTTGCCGTAGTCGTGCCCGGCGGCCAGGCATCCCAGCTCGCCGTTTTCAGGCCGGAGGAGCCCGAACTGCTGTGCGTGAGGCGCATTCCCCACCGCATTACCAGCCTCGTTTCCACCGGGAGCTCGTCCGGCTTCGTggcggtcgacgacgccgcgcaGCTTTGgaccatcgccgaggccacaGACCCCGCCTCCGTAGTCCTCTCGAGACCGTTGGAGGACATGCAGTTGGACGGCGAACCCGTCGCGACAGGCGCTATCCTGGATGATgccatcgaggacgaggataTGGCCAGCGACAACGAACAAGAAGAGGATGTCGCCACCGGGGAAGAGATGGAtttggacgacgacgacgctcaGCCAGCTGTCATTAACAGGCAGAAGTTGGCAGAGCTGTTTGACGCTGCGCCGGCTTTCGCCATGCCTTCTGTCGAGGACATGTTCTACAAGGTTGCGGGATTGTTGTCGACGAAGCCTTTGGGGTCATGA
- a CDS encoding Calcium/calmodulin-dependent protein kinase, which translates to MSSPSSPSPDNMSSEEFQQLAASYEPLIESISVSKGAKAGQKTLQELDQFRFVEAPALFSQDAPRRTMDHDDVKLLVDWKLRHGKFRPTLMKFVLSNDSSTVQATTIEAIENYRDAADLSAALNILTKLKGIGPATASLLLAVHYPEKIIFFSDEAYYWLCNKGQKASLKYNMKEYESLNAEARKLMKRLDVSATDIEKVAYVLFKQVGSLPKQASNDYVSKSATIEFTKPQQPAPAKRKKTSEEVVENKGPLRRSKRGKMA; encoded by the exons atgtctAGCCCTAGCTCCCCGTCGCCGGACAATATGTCTAGTGAAGAGTTTCAACAACTTGCCGCTAGTTATGAACCTCTCATCGAGTCCATCTCAGTCTCCAAAGGCG CCAAGGCTGGCCAGAAGACACTGCAAGAACTTGATCAATTCCGTTTCGTCGAGGCCCCGGCACTCTTTTCGCAAGACGCCCCGAGGCGGACCATGGATCATGACGATGTCAAATTACTCGTTGACTGGAAGCT CCGTCACGGGAAGTTTCGTCCGACGCTGATGAAGTTCGTATTATCGAATGACTCTTCCACCGTCCAGGCGACTACCATAGAGGCCATCGAGAACTACCGAGACGCAGCCGACCTTTCCGCTGCGCTAAATATCTTGACCAAGCTGAAGGGCATTGGCCCCGCCACAGCTTCGCTTCTCCTCGCAGTTCATTATCCTGAAAAgatcatcttcttctcagATGAGGCATACTACTGGCTGTGCAACAAGGGGCAAAAGGCTTCACTCAAATATAACATGAAGGAGTATGAGTCTCTCAACGCCGAGGCAAGGAAGCTTATGAAAAGACTTGACGTCTCGGCAACGGACATCGAGAAAGTGGCTTATGTCCTCTTCAAACAAGTGGGCTCTCTCCCGAAGCAAGCCTCGAACGACTACGTATCAAAGTCCGCCACGATCGAATTCACGAAGCCACAGCAGCCAGCGCCAgcaaagaggaagaagaccTCCGAAGAAGTGGTCGAAAACAAAGGTCCACTCAGACGATCGAAGCGCGGCAAGATGGCATAA
- a CDS encoding Duf1479 domain protein, translated as MRADEIFTENGGPIPLPPRFAQIKRSLVAGKEYAIVQSWERLLVALRAEIAVIGVTKSDIIPTIDFSELQDHSRVSEFTAKLRRRGGAIIRNVVPASEAHSWREETETYLSENPHTKGWPTRDPHLFGIYWSPAQIKGRAHPNVLAAQRFLMGLWRSRGPNVPVVVDHPVSYADRLRIRTPGDEAWHLNAHVDGGSVERWESDGYGNAGTYQRIWDGRWEDYDPWDSSTRLKVTSDLYNGAGSCSMFRMFQGWLSMSDINPADGTLLLCPMLQLATAYFLLRPFFSPRNPSPTSPNFLARENWSLDFAQTSIIQGAVPSYTQELNSTLHPHLQLDKSLVRIPPVRPGDYVVWHPDMVYGVDRVPASSTPATIMYIPACPLTQTNALYLARQRKAFLRGQPSPDFGGGKGETTHMGRPGVQEVSDAGGEDGLRSMGLLPWEDTEGKSPTQKALVGMANAILFPESYDMV; from the coding sequence ATGCGTGCCGACGAAATCTTCACAGAGAATGGCGGGCCGATCCCGCTCCCGCCGAGGTTTGCCCAGATCAAGCGGAGCCTCGTCGCGGGCAAGGAGTACGCCATAGTGCAGTCGTGGGAACGTCTATTAGTTGCCCTCCGCGCTGAGATTGCGGTGATCGGCGTCACCAAGTCCGACATCATCCCCACTATTGACTTCTCGGAGCTTCAGGACCACTCCCGTGTGTCCGAGTTCACCGCCAAgctccgacgccgaggtgGTGCCATCATCCGCAACGTTGTGCCAGCCTCGGAAGCCCATTCTTGGCgagaggagacggagacgtACCTCTCGGAAAACCCGCACACCAAAGGCTGGCCGACGCGCGATCCTCACCTCTTTGGCATTTACTGGTCCCCGGCGCAGATCAAGGGTCGTGCTCATCCAaacgtcctcgccgcccagcgaTTTTTGATGGGTCTCTGGCGGTCCCGGGGCCCCAACGTGCCCGTGGTGGTGGATCACCCCGTGTCATATGCCGACCGTCTGAGGATACGGACCCCGGGAGACGAGGCCTGGCATCTGAATGCCCacgtcgatggcggcagcgTCGAGCGTTGGGAAAGCGATGGCTATGGTAACGCTGGAACATACCAGCGGATCTGGGACGGACGGTGGGAAGACTACGACCCCTGGGACAGCAGCACCCGCCTCAAGGTCACCTCGGATCTTTACAACGGCGCGGGCTCATGCAGTATGTTCCGCATGTTTCAAGGCTGGCTCTCCATGTCCGATATCAATCCAGCCGACGGCACTCTTCTGCTCTGTCCCATGCTCCAGCTCGCCACGGCCTATTTTCTGCTCCGCCCCTTTTTCTCCCCACGCAacccctcgccgacctcgccgaacTTCCTCGCGCGTGAGAACTGGTCGTTGGACTTCGCCCAGACGAGCATCATCCAAGGCGCCGTCCCGTCGTACACCCAGGAACTCAACTCGACGCTCCACCCACATCTGCAGCTTGACAAATCCCTTGTGCGTATCCCCCCCGTTCGGCCTGGCGACTACGTTGTTTGGCACCCGGACATGGTGTACGGCGTCGACAGAGTACCTGCCTCGTCAACGCCCGCGACGATAATGTACATACCGGCCTGCCCCTTGACACAGACCAACGCGCTTTATCTCGCCCGCCAGCGGAAGGCTTTCCTTCGTGGCCAGCCGAGTCCGGATTTCGGAGGCGGGAAGGGCGAGACGACGCATATGGGTCGGCCTGGAGTGCAGGAGGTCAGCGATGCGGGTGGAGAGGACGGGCTTAGGTCCATGGGCTTGCTACCATGGGAGGACACAGAGGGGAAAAGTCCGACGCAGAAGGCTTTGGTGGGCATGGCGAATGCGATTTTGTTCCCTGAGAGCTATGACATGGTTTaa
- a CDS encoding DNA-directed RNA polymerases n 8 kDa subunit superfamily, with protein MIIPVRCFSCGKVTGDLWERYLKLIDDGITDGDAMDQLGLKRYCCRRMVMTHVDLIEKLLKYTPDGRNEKKMSLNP; from the exons ATGATTATTCCCGTTCGCTGCTTCTCCTGTGGAAAG GTCACCGGCGACCTCTGGGAGCGCTACCTGAAGCTCATCGACGACGGTATTACTGATGG CGACGCGATGGACCAGTTGGGCCTCAAGCGTTATTGCTGCCGCCGCATGGTCATGACTCACGTCGACCTTATCGAGAAGCTCCTGAA ATACACTCCCGACGGTCGCAACGAAAAGAAGATGTCCCTGAACCCGTAA